One window of Leptotrichia shahii genomic DNA carries:
- a CDS encoding Fic family protein: MYITVKQAAEKWGISDRRVRILCFEGKIPGAYREGRAWKIPYDTTKPTDKRYKTTKSLILVLEKKLIDLKARRPLTEGELERLNEEFLTEYTYNSNAIEGNTLTLRETDMVLRGLTIDKKSLKEHLEVIGHKEAFEYVRKLVSENVEISEKVIKDIHYLVLADKKEDRGIYRRVPVRIMGAAHEPVQPYLIIPKMEELLEQYKNSKEDIVTKLARFHIEFEGIHPFIDGNGRTGRLLINLELMKEGYPPIDIKFTDRLKYYEAFDEYHTKHNVSAMSDLFSRYLNQRLDLYLSILDK, translated from the coding sequence ATGTACATTACAGTTAAACAGGCTGCTGAAAAATGGGGTATATCTGATAGAAGAGTAAGAATTTTATGCTTTGAAGGGAAAATACCTGGTGCATATCGAGAAGGAAGAGCTTGGAAAATACCGTATGATACAACGAAGCCAACTGATAAAAGATATAAAACTACAAAATCGCTTATTCTTGTATTAGAGAAAAAATTAATTGATCTTAAAGCAAGAAGACCTTTAACAGAAGGCGAATTGGAAAGACTAAATGAAGAATTCCTTACAGAATATACCTATAATTCAAATGCAATCGAGGGGAATACTTTAACTTTGCGTGAAACGGACATGGTTCTTAGAGGGCTTACCATTGACAAAAAATCATTAAAGGAGCATTTGGAAGTAATTGGACACAAAGAAGCATTTGAATATGTAAGAAAACTTGTTAGTGAAAATGTTGAAATATCTGAAAAAGTAATTAAGGATATTCATTATTTGGTATTGGCTGATAAGAAAGAAGATAGAGGAATATATAGGAGAGTTCCTGTTAGAATCATGGGTGCAGCTCATGAACCTGTACAACCATATCTAATTATTCCAAAAATGGAAGAATTATTAGAACAATATAAAAATAGCAAGGAAGATATTGTGACTAAGCTTGCCCGTTTCCATATAGAATTTGAAGGTATTCATCCTTTTATTGATGGAAATGGAAGAACTGGAAGGTTATTAATAAATTTGGAACTTATGAAAGAAGGATATCCACCGATAGACATCAAGTTTACTGATCGATTGAAATATTATGAAGCTTTTGATGAATATCATACAAAGCACAATGTATCAGCGATGTCAGATTTGTTTTCTAGATATTTAAATCAGAGACTAGATTTATATTTGTCTATTTTAGATAAATAA
- a CDS encoding replication initiation protein, giving the protein MANEIVKFNNQFNNVALKGFTSQELNLLITIASKLKEKEGEKVTFDFFDLKKYIKLNKNETTKEFIKNVMNVNKKLLKINFTFYNQNKIIQFALFKSFVIDTDLQTLEVSVNDEFLFLLNELTSNFTRFELEEFVKFKSTYTKEFYRRMKQFRHTGVWKISIDDFNRLLGISESYKISDIDKRVFQPILSELGEKYNLKIIKKYSKKTGRGRSSVSGFEFHFKKENRRVVEQENLEEIKQAGFDIEKVREHKIKEKIQKEEKNRINKVSDFYLYRKVKMYDSFYEQYNYLEILAFNQKNDKLNVKIRNVDDGYVQDFTFDSFKNFENWFRKYAI; this is encoded by the coding sequence ATGGCAAATGAAATTGTTAAGTTTAACAATCAGTTTAATAATGTTGCTTTGAAAGGGTTTACAAGTCAGGAACTGAATTTATTAATTACCATTGCTTCCAAATTAAAGGAAAAAGAGGGGGAAAAAGTTACTTTTGATTTCTTTGACTTGAAAAAATATATCAAGCTGAATAAAAATGAAACAACAAAAGAGTTTATAAAAAATGTAATGAACGTCAACAAGAAATTATTAAAAATAAATTTTACATTCTACAATCAGAATAAAATAATCCAGTTTGCCTTATTCAAGTCTTTTGTAATTGATACGGATCTTCAGACTTTGGAAGTTTCCGTTAATGATGAATTTCTATTTTTGTTAAATGAATTGACTTCAAACTTTACACGCTTTGAACTGGAGGAATTTGTAAAATTCAAGTCTACTTATACAAAAGAATTTTATCGTAGAATGAAGCAATTCAGGCATACTGGAGTCTGGAAAATTTCCATAGATGATTTTAATAGACTATTAGGAATTTCTGAAAGCTATAAAATATCAGATATTGATAAAAGGGTTTTTCAGCCTATTTTAAGTGAACTTGGAGAAAAATACAACTTGAAAATAATAAAAAAATATTCAAAAAAAACAGGGCGTGGGAGAAGCAGTGTCAGTGGATTTGAATTTCATTTTAAAAAAGAAAATAGGAGAGTTGTTGAACAGGAAAACCTTGAAGAGATTAAACAGGCAGGATTTGACATAGAAAAAGTTAGGGAGCATAAAATAAAAGAAAAAATACAGAAGGAAGAAAAAAATAGGATAAATAAAGTATCCGATTTTTATTTGTACAGAAAAGTTAAAATGTACGACAGTTTTTATGAGCAGTACAATTATCTTGAAATTCTGGCATTCAATCAAAAAAATGATAAATTAAACGTAAAAATCAGAAATGTAGATGATGGCTATGTTCAGGACTTTACTTTTGACAGTTTCAAAAATTTTGAAAACTGGTTTAGGAAATATGCTATCTAA
- a CDS encoding type II toxin-antitoxin system RelE family toxin, producing the protein MGRTVKYKIIPTPHFVKNFSKLDEFVKKRIKIYLENIAEDPRSKGKMLKANRKGQWRYRIGDYRVIVNIQDENLVVLALEVGHRKNIYNS; encoded by the coding sequence ATGGGAAGAACTGTAAAATATAAAATAATCCCAACTCCACATTTCGTAAAAAACTTTAGCAAACTAGATGAATTTGTAAAAAAAAGAATAAAAATTTATTTAGAAAATATTGCAGAAGATCCACGCAGTAAAGGAAAAATGTTGAAAGCAAATAGAAAAGGACAATGGAGATACAGAATAGGAGATTACAGAGTTATTGTAAATATTCAAGATGAAAATTTAGTAGTATTAGCGTTAGAAGTAGGGCATAGAAAAAATATTTATAATAGTTGA
- the relB gene encoding type II toxin-antitoxin system RelB family antitoxin, with product MASISLKVSDMEKKFLQSMAQFEGVTLSELIKSKVFDSLEDEYDAKIADLRLSEYESYLKNGGEVLKWEEL from the coding sequence ATGGCTTCTATAAGTTTAAAGGTGTCTGATATGGAAAAAAAATTTTTGCAAAGTATGGCACAATTTGAAGGAGTTACATTGTCAGAGTTAATAAAATCAAAAGTGTTTGACTCACTAGAAGATGAATATGATGCCAAAATAGCAGATTTAAGATTATCAGAATATGAAAGCTATTTGAAAAATGGAGGAGAAGTTTTAAAATGGGAAGAACTGTAA
- a CDS encoding type II toxin-antitoxin system RelE family toxin: protein MEKKFYEVKFTESAEKDLKKLNKSNKAIAKLLKKWISENLIGTQNPKQRGKALTGNLKGLWRYRAGSYRIVVEIKNDILLILIIEISDRKATYKDKKRKTYKDGKIK from the coding sequence ATGGAAAAAAAATTTTATGAAGTAAAGTTTACTGAATCTGCAGAAAAAGATCTAAAAAAATTAAATAAATCAAATAAAGCAATTGCTAAACTTCTAAAAAAATGGATTTCAGAAAATTTAATAGGTACACAGAATCCAAAGCAAAGAGGAAAAGCACTAACAGGAAATTTAAAAGGATTATGGAGATATAGAGCAGGCTCCTATAGAATCGTAGTTGAAATAAAAAATGATATTTTATTAATATTAATTATAGAAATTTCAGATAGAAAAGCAACTTATAAAGATAAAAAGAGAAAAACATACAAAGATGGAAAAATAAAATAA
- a CDS encoding DUF4435 domain-containing protein, with amino-acid sequence MGLLDVMENESDCIESIFQSYISSKSKKDIFLFFEGKDDFKYYVSRVSSHIGDKEYGVFHCNCKMNVLTIQEMIANQTAIQDDKKNLYFIDRDYDDNEDIPDSIYITSSYSIENYYFTDSAIKRMLIGVVGFSEESEEDSLDFKIVFDHIVNKRNEIIEEIIYANAWYSLQIKKSKDCGKFPQMTPLKEYSVVKNLNQICDFERLVKDSIETTEWEMNNAIEVLKTNPVNEIRGKYFIQALTPIFRNIFQDAGKKNNRKLFSKKRKIHLNLSDIICELSAYADTPPGLISYIKERLSV; translated from the coding sequence GTGGGTTTGTTGGATGTTATGGAGAACGAATCTGACTGTATAGAGTCTATTTTTCAAAGTTATATTTCTTCAAAAAGTAAAAAAGATATATTTTTATTTTTTGAAGGGAAGGATGATTTTAAGTATTATGTTAGCAGGGTATCATCACATATTGGAGATAAGGAATATGGCGTTTTTCATTGTAATTGTAAAATGAATGTGTTAACCATTCAAGAAATGATTGCTAACCAAACTGCAATTCAAGATGATAAGAAGAACTTATATTTTATAGATCGTGATTATGATGATAATGAAGATATCCCTGATAGTATATACATTACATCCTCATACTCAATAGAGAATTACTATTTTACAGATTCTGCTATAAAGAGGATGTTGATAGGAGTTGTTGGATTTTCTGAAGAAAGTGAAGAGGATAGTTTAGATTTTAAAATTGTTTTTGATCATATAGTAAATAAAAGAAATGAAATCATTGAAGAAATTATTTATGCTAATGCATGGTACTCTTTGCAAATAAAAAAGTCTAAAGATTGTGGAAAGTTTCCACAAATGACACCTTTAAAAGAATATAGTGTGGTTAAAAACCTAAATCAAATATGTGATTTTGAGAGATTGGTCAAAGATTCAATTGAGACTACTGAATGGGAAATGAACAATGCGATAGAAGTATTAAAAACAAACCCAGTAAATGAAATAAGAGGAAAATATTTCATTCAAGCTCTAACACCTATATTTAGAAATATATTTCAAGACGCGGGTAAAAAGAATAATAGAAAATTATTTTCAAAAAAGAGGAAAATACATTTGAATTTATCAGACATAATTTGTGAGTTGTCTGCGTATGCAGATACACCACCAGGATTGATTTCTTATATTAAAGAAAGACTATCTGTGTAA
- a CDS encoding helix-turn-helix domain-containing protein gives MTNNELMEKAKVSKSTFYKMKNGQNVTTDVLLRICNASDYDMDEIVEINDIKEEK, from the coding sequence ATGACAAATAATGAATTGATGGAAAAGGCAAAAGTGAGTAAAAGTACATTTTACAAAATGAAGAACGGGCAAAATGTAACTACGGATGTTTTGCTTAGAATTTGCAATGCTTCAGATTATGACATGGATGAAATAGTAGAAATAAATGATATTAAGGAGGAAAAATAA
- a CDS encoding type II toxin-antitoxin system RelB/DinJ family antitoxin — protein MEKVVVNFRIDKDTKKEMEKICEDIGISIGTAFNIFAKKFTRERRMPFELDSDPFYSPKNIERLKKSIEQMEKTGGTVHEVDYD, from the coding sequence ATGGAAAAAGTTGTTGTTAATTTTAGAATAGATAAAGATACAAAGAAAGAAATGGAAAAAATTTGTGAGGACATAGGAATTTCAATAGGAACAGCATTTAATATTTTTGCAAAAAAATTCACTCGTGAAAGAAGAATGCCGTTTGAATTAGATTCAGACCCTTTTTATAGTCCAAAAAACATTGAAAGATTAAAGAAATCTATTGAGCAAATGGAAAAAACAGGTGGAACTGTTCATGAGGTTGATTATGATTAA
- a CDS encoding RepB family plasmid replication initiator protein, with the protein MNEIVKYRNELNKVALRNFKSKELDLFIAIISRMRDKEEEVTFSFDYLKNLI; encoded by the coding sequence TTGAATGAAATTGTAAAATATAGGAATGAACTGAATAAAGTGGCATTAAGAAATTTTAAGTCAAAGGAACTTGATTTATTTATTGCAATAATTAGTAGAATGAGGGATAAGGAAGAAGAAGTTACATTTTCTTTTGATTATTTAAAAAATTTAATTTAG
- a CDS encoding Txe/YoeB family addiction module toxin — MIKSWTDEAWEEFQYWAKNDKKVFKRILELIKDIDRNGYTGICKPEALKYDFSGYWSRRIDAGNRIVYKIEDGIIKIVQCGSHYGDK, encoded by the coding sequence ATGATTAAGTCGTGGACTGATGAAGCATGGGAAGAATTTCAATATTGGGCAAAAAATGATAAAAAAGTTTTTAAAAGAATATTGGAACTTATAAAAGATATTGACAGAAACGGCTATACAGGAATTTGCAAACCAGAAGCTCTGAAATATGATTTTAGTGGATATTGGAGCAGAAGAATAGACGCTGGAAACAGAATTGTTTATAAAATTGAAGATGGAATTATAAAAATTGTTCAATGTGGTTCTCATTATGGAGATAAATAA
- a CDS encoding AAA family ATPase gives MRRYGSIDEIAKEYALTNEQLLDYLLSNDIDVISDLDKIDLNNENIMAILDKINRNKKVNNHNNLTSLKSIEIKGLFGKYNYLINFRDDISIWVSENGIGKTTILNIIVAILTGDQNILMDINFKKVIVNISGKSYQIDREQYFQVNSNDNRYSKRIEALLEELSMSVPRSYSIKLRNDFARKKYIDLEFIEELSYRFFNNDIDLIKDKKIMYILHELKELQYKDLSRTLYKIKEALKEDILFYPTYRRVEVGLDKVFLNRRDEYNRYELSPKYMGFGMNDVKNRISNVLNKMRKDANTAYIEMNANIISELLKKNVSYYLGKYNPIDLHKVDVIIKRIGEERIDNIDSLKSFLDKSSRGKTIPNIEFLSYYLQKLVKIYDAQKPLDSKLRKFSDVCTKYLSGKKIIYDETLLTMNIYDCNDEKIDFEDLSSGEKQVISIFSKVYLDIVTPCIFIIDEPEISLSVEWQKEFLKDIFNSEKIGLMIATTHSPFIFKNEYRKFVIELDKYKEV, from the coding sequence GTGAGACGATATGGGAGTATAGATGAAATAGCCAAAGAATATGCCCTTACAAATGAGCAACTATTGGATTATTTATTATCAAACGATATTGATGTAATAAGTGATTTGGATAAAATTGATTTAAATAATGAAAATATCATGGCGATTTTAGATAAGATTAATCGAAATAAAAAAGTAAATAATCATAACAATTTAACATCTCTTAAAAGTATAGAAATAAAGGGATTGTTTGGAAAATATAATTACTTAATAAATTTTAGAGATGATATTTCTATTTGGGTATCTGAAAATGGTATTGGGAAAACAACTATATTGAATATAATTGTTGCTATTTTGACAGGTGATCAAAATATACTAATGGATATTAATTTCAAAAAAGTTATTGTTAATATTTCTGGAAAGTCATATCAAATAGATAGAGAACAATATTTCCAAGTTAATAGTAACGATAATAGATATTCTAAAAGAATAGAAGCATTGCTTGAAGAATTATCAATGTCTGTGCCAAGAAGCTATTCCATAAAACTACGAAATGATTTTGCACGTAAAAAATATATTGATTTAGAGTTTATTGAAGAGTTATCTTATAGGTTTTTTAATAATGATATTGACTTAATTAAAGATAAAAAAATTATGTATATATTGCATGAACTAAAAGAACTGCAATATAAAGATCTTTCTAGGACATTATACAAAATTAAAGAAGCATTAAAGGAAGATATACTTTTTTATCCAACATATAGAAGAGTAGAAGTTGGTTTGGATAAAGTTTTTCTAAATCGTAGAGATGAGTACAATAGATATGAGTTGTCTCCAAAATACATGGGATTTGGAATGAATGATGTTAAAAATAGAATAAGTAATGTGCTGAATAAAATGAGAAAAGATGCAAATACAGCATATATAGAAATGAATGCAAATATCATTAGCGAGCTACTGAAGAAAAATGTAAGTTACTATCTCGGTAAATATAATCCAATTGACCTGCATAAAGTAGATGTAATAATAAAAAGAATTGGTGAAGAAAGAATAGATAATATTGATAGTCTAAAAAGCTTTTTAGATAAGTCTAGTAGAGGAAAAACAATACCTAATATAGAATTTTTATCGTATTATTTACAAAAATTAGTTAAAATATATGATGCACAAAAGCCATTAGACTCAAAGCTCAGAAAATTTTCAGATGTGTGTACAAAATATCTATCTGGTAAAAAAATAATATATGATGAAACACTTTTGACTATGAATATTTATGATTGTAATGATGAAAAAATTGATTTTGAAGATTTATCATCAGGCGAAAAACAAGTAATTTCTATTTTTTCAAAAGTTTATTTGGATATAGTAACACCGTGCATATTTATAATTGATGAACCTGAAATATCTTTATCCGTAGAATGGCAGAAAGAATTTTTGAAAGATATTTTTAATTCTGAAAAAATCGGATTAATGATTGCGACAACACATTCTCCATTTATATTCAAGAATGAATACAGAAAATTTGTTATTGAACTTGATAAATATAAGGAGGTGTAG
- a CDS encoding DUF6290 family protein, whose translation MPTLSLRMEKEDLEFLKEYSNINNLNMSSFVRNLILDKIYDEITEEDEKRILKRWEKSKSEKTSDAEDVFKRLGL comes from the coding sequence ATGCCTACATTATCATTGAGAATGGAAAAAGAAGATTTAGAATTTTTAAAAGAATATTCAAATATAAATAATCTTAACATGTCATCCTTTGTTCGTAACTTAATTTTAGACAAAATATATGATGAAATAACTGAGGAAGATGAAAAAAGAATATTAAAAAGATGGGAAAAATCAAAATCTGAAAAAACTTCTGATGCTGAAGACGTATTCAAAAGGCTAGGATTATAA